In Plasmodium vivax chromosome 14, whole genome shotgun sequence, the genomic window TATCGAAATAGTTTTTATAATCATTGAAATTATGTTTGCTGTTTTTTCTGGCCTCTGGCTCCGCCTCTGCtttgttcttctcctctCCATTCTCACCAATGTTGTAGTGTTTACATTTCTTGCGCATTTCCTGTTCCGtcaatttttgcataaaacTTTCCTTATTCTTCAGTTCATTCATATTCGCATTCATATGCATGTCCGTGATTTTGGGGAGAAACCAGGGGTGCCCTAATGCTTGTATGGCTGTACACCTATCGTCCGGATTTTTACTGCACATCCAGAGGATAATTTCTTTGACATTTTCAGACTTGGTTAACCAATGCTTTGTGTTAAAGCTGATGTGACAcctcatgttttttttaaaaatctccTTTACGTTATTTCCTCTGAAGGGGGGATACCCACACAGGATGTTGAAGAGAATAACCCCTAAGCTGAAGATGTCCACTTTCGTGCCATACGACGCGTACTTTAAAATTTCAGGTGCCACGTATCCGGGGGATCCACACCGCATGTTCATAGACGGGCTATTCAGGAAAGAGGCTAATCCAAAgtctattatttttaacgAACTAGGGTCATTCACATTTTCCAGCATcaagttttccatttttaagtcCCTATGTACTACTCCGTTGGAGTGCAAAGCCTCCAAGGCTATTAAAATTCGTTTAATAGCTTTTTTGGCCACCTGTTCTGTGTACGGGCCATTGTTATTCAGGTATTCAAAGAGTTCCCCTCCCTTTAGATATTCCAACACTAGGTAGACGAACCCTTCTTGCTCGTATGCTGATATTaactttattatatatttatgcatgaCCTTTCGGAGCACCTCAATTTCGGTGTACACATTTGATTCTTTCACTTTCGATTTGTCCACTTCTTTCACCACTACTCTATTTCCATAGAGGATGTTGGTACCGATATATGCTGTGGAAAAGCTTCcctttcctatttttttattcaagacatatacatttttaaaacccaAGATGGGGAAGCCAAGCATGTTAAAGAATTGACTCATTTCACTAAACTCCTCCTTACTTCGGCACTGAAATTGGTACTCCTCATTTGCCGTGATTATATGAATGCATGGTCCTATCTCCGTTATGTTGTTGATTATTCTGCACCCTTTCAAAGGCACTGTAAATTCCGGGTTCTCCTGATACATATACGTCCAGCATAGCAAATATGGGTTCTTCTTTTCATCATACGTTAGGGACACATGAGAAGCTGCACCAGTTGCCAGAGGGAAGTCTATCCGTTTTCCTTTAAATAGCTGATGGTATCTCTTTTCCATGTTGTGCGATGTGCTcgacgcgtttttttttttttttttttttttttttttttctgcgatTTGGGGTTATCTTCAGTTGGGGAAAATAtattggcaattttttttttttcttttttttacgccctACGGTTTGCCATATAACGATAATGCGTGGTGATCAACCTGAATTGTTacgaaacaaaattgtgaaaaaaaaaaaaaaaaacaggtgGTGGGTGTGGCTATCTTAAAAGGGGTGTCAGATAGGACACACCATGAAGATATAAAAGTCAGTGCTCCTATCACGATGTGCACATATGGGTTCACAGGGGAaacgcacatatgtacaaacTTCACATATACACAGTCACTACATGGAAATTTTCCAACACGATGGAACGGGGTCACAGGGTTGACAAATGCGGGGGAACACAGCGGTGAAACTATGTAC contains:
- a CDS encoding serine/threonine-protein kinase 2, putative (encoded by transcript PVX_100895A), whose product is MEKRYHQLFKGKRIDFPLATGAASHVSLTYDEKKNPYLLCWTYMYQENPEFTVPLKGCRIINNITEIGPCIHIITANEEYQFQCRSKEEFSEMSQFFNMLGFPILGFKNVYVLNKKIGKGSFSTAYIGTNILYGNRVVVKEVDKSKVKESNVYTEIEVLRKVMHKYIIKLISAYEQEGFVYLVLEYLKGGELFEYLNNNGPYTEQVAKKAIKRILIALEALHSNGVVHRDLKMENLMLENVNDPSSLKIIDFGLASFLNSPSMNMRCGSPGYVAPEILKYASYGTKVDIFSLGVILFNILCGYPPFRGNNVKEIFKKNMRCHISFNTKHWLTKSENVKEIILWMCSKNPDDRCTAIQALGHPWFLPKITDMHMNANMNELKNKESFMQKLTEQEMRKKCKHYNIGENGEEKNKAEAEPEARKNSKHNFNDYKNYFDTMLKIDDKYSENLIKDKSSIDSITLNRKDYDAYMANSNEYETVVLHGGCPAPNRSSSLISYNQFKKKSNELI